In the Eremothecium cymbalariae DBVPG#7215 chromosome 7, complete sequence genome, one interval contains:
- the HIR1 gene encoding Hir1p (similar to Ashbya gossypii AGR168W): MKVLKLPWLTHQEGHRTYEIYTVDVSVDGQRVATGGLDGKIRIWSVLNILQFAKPKVSWPEIDAQLKKPLSSMSRHTGSVTALKFSPNGKYLASGSDDKILLIWEKEKGPVQPVFGTETDLEHWNVRKRLVAHDNDIQDICWAPDSSILVTVGLDRSIIVWNGSTFEKIKRFDVHQSHVKGVVFDPANKYFATASDDRTVKIFRYHKGADLSFTIEHIITEPFQGSPLTTYFRRLTWSPDGQHLAVPNGTNGPVSTVAIISRGNWDTSVSLVGHDQPTEVACFNPRLFEHEDDELSPEDDEQKEGSNVTEARQDKQKNGDDRVDSVVATAGQDKTVVVWNTSRARPVFVAYDITTKSITDMSWTYDGEALFVTSLDSQIIVIVFEKDELGKAIPIEQNVEQLHRYGVDKDSLVFPESVKQLMLEDEARKTKKPRIASTALLESRIGTVQQPNVLTARRKEPKKDPAKVEVKQINTLTVRKKHDSLNKIVFQNGKKRVAPTLISTGYSPTKVTFEARTDIDPDFGKKKPLKESEHTLTGKISKPSLPLPRLGIHTLIMGVKDREVERFYVEEEGGGTGGGVADDDGDIINEVDESKNDHKMTLNSKTTIEKIWKEEPNVRYLDYPGVLPDADVVICEYGDIDDLHILEIRNGVERAIQFDREALFDNPTKILGYYNGQRTLEAFIPEVVVSCVGSKFCQCWALATASGSIYFYREHGQSKIPKITIGHKIIKLLSWKQYLIALTESCLFYAWDLDAMKLVYKEISAIPVLMQDVPQNNKVRVTRRILDFRMEPDSYNLTVELTDGSSYAWDNTLGCWTDCNNHYKRLSPD; this comes from the coding sequence ATGAAGGTGCTGAAATTACCTTGGTTAACTCATCAGGAAGGTCATAGAACATATGAAATATACACAGTTGATGTAAGTGTTGATGGACAGAGAGTTGCTACTGGGGGATTAGATGGTAAGATCAGAATATGGTCCGTTCTGAACATATTGCAATTTGCCAAGCCAAAAGTTTCTTGGCCAGAAATCGATGCTCAATTAAAGAAACCGCTTTCAAGTATGAGTAGGCATACAGGATCTGTTACTGCTTTGAAGTTTTCTCCCAATGGCAAGTATTTAGCTTCTGGATCTGATGATAAAATTCTACTAATATGGGAGAAGGAAAAGGGACCAGTCCAACCAGTGTTTGGGACGGAAACGGATTTAGAGCATTGGAATGTGAGAAAGAGATTGGTTGCACATGACAATGATATTCAAGATATATGCTGGGCTCCAGATTCTAGTATATTGGTCACAGTTGGGTTGGATAGGTCTATTATTGTTTGGAATGGATCTACTTTCGAAAAAATTAAGCGGTTTGATGTGCATCAGTCGCATGTCAAGGGTGTTGTGTTTGATCCTGcgaacaaatattttgcCACTGCATCGGATGATAGGACTGTGAAAATATTTAGGTATCATAAGGGCGCTGATCTGAGTTTTACGATTGAACACATAATCACTGAGCCATTCCAAGGCTCTCCATTGACAACATATTTCAGGCGCCTTACATGGTCGCCGGATGGACAGCATCTTGCAGTTCCAAATGGTACCAATGGCCCCGTTTCCACGGTTGCAATTATTAGCAGAGGGAATTGGGATACCTCAGTAAGTTTGGTGGGTCATGATCAACCCACAGAAGTTGCGTGTTTCAATCCTAGATTATTTGAACATGAAGATGACGAGCTTTCTCCTGAAGATGACGAACAGAAGGAGGGGAGTAATGTAACTGAAGCCAGACAGGACAAACAAAAGAATGGCGATGATAGAGTAGATTCCGTGGTTGCTACAGCGGGGCAAGATAAAACAGTGGTGGTATGGAACACAAGCAGAGCAAGGCCCGTTTTTGTTGCATACGATATCACTACTAAATCAATTACTGATATGTCATGGACTTATGATGGCGAAGCACTGTTCGTGACTTCTTTAGACAGTCAAATAATAGTTATAGTTTTCGAGAAGGATGAGTTAGGCAAAGCAATTCCCATCGAGCAGAACGTTGAACAATTGCATCGTTATGGTGTAGATAAAGATTCACTTGTGTTCCCTGAAAGTGTAAAGCAGTTAATgttggaagatgaagcaagaaagacaaaaaagCCTAGGATAGCATCGACTGCTTTATTGGAGAGCAGAATAGGCACCGTACAACAACCTAATGTTTTGACGGCCAGACGAAAAGAACCCAAGAAAGATCCCGCAAAGGTAGAGgtaaaacaaatcaatacTCTCACAGTAAGAAAAAAACATGATTCCTTGAACAAAATCGTATTTCAAAATGGCAAGAAAAGAGTCGCCCCGACTCTTATCTCAACGGGGTATTCCCCTACAAAGGTTACTTTTGAAGCTAGAACAGATATAGACCCTGATTTCGGTAAAAAAAAACCTCTCAAGGAATCTGAACACACTTTAACTggcaaaatatcaaaaccCTCGTTGCCTTTGCCAAGACTGGGTATACACACCTTGATTATGGGCGTCAAGGATAGAGAAGTTGAAAGGTTTTacgttgaagaagaaggaggagggACAGGAGGAGGGGTAGCGGACGACGATGGAGATATCATTAATGAAGTGGATGAATCCAAGAATGATCACAAAATGACATTAAATAGCAAAACAaccattgaaaaaatttggaaagagGAGCCGAATGTTAGATATTTGGATTACCCAGGCGTACTGCCAGATGCTGACGTTGTCATATGTGAATACGGCGATATAGACGATCTACACATCCTGGAAATCCGGAATGGTGTGGAAAGAGCCATACAGTTTGATAGAGAAGCTTTATTCGATAACCCCACAAAAATATTAGGATACTACAACGGCCAAAGAACATTGGAAGCATTCATTCCTGAAGTAGTAGTATCCTGCGTAGGCTCAAAATTTTGCCAATGCTGGGCATTGGCTACTGCGAGTGGCTCCATCTACTTTTACAGAGAACACGGCCAATCtaaaataccaaaaattACTATAGGCCATAAGATAATCAAACTGCTATCCTGGAAACAGTATTTGATTGCCTTGACAGAATCCTGTCTTTTCTACGCATGGGATTTAGATGCCATGAAGCTCGTCTATAAAGAAATATCTGCAATACCTGTACTCATGCAAGATGTTCCTCAAAATAACAAAGTACGAGTTACAAGAAGAATTCTAGACTTTCGCATGGAACCTGACTCATATAACCTGACGGTAGAGTTAACCGATGGCTCATCCTATGCATGGGACAACACGTTGGGCTGCTGGACGGATTGCAATAATCATTACAAACGGTTGAGCCCAGATTGA
- the LEU1 gene encoding 3-isopropylmalate dehydratase LEU1 (similar to Ashbya gossypii AGR169W), translating into MSYSSFEGPKTLYDKVFDAHVVYKDESGSYLIYIDRHLVHEVTSPQAFEGLQNAGRKVRRPDCTLATVDHNIPTESRKNFKNTGTFIKEADSRLQVQTLEQNVKDFDVAFFGMSDERQGIVHIIGPEQGFTLPGTTVVCGDSHTSTHGAFGALAFGIGTSEVEHVLATQTVIQTKSKNMRIYVEGKLQNGITSKDLILHIISIIGTAGGTGSVIEFAGPAVEELSMEARMSMCNMAIEAGARAGIIKPDEITLNYVKGRPLAPKGAQWDKAVAYWKTLYTDEGAKFDYDITIKASDVIPTITWGTSPQDALPITGCVPDPTNVTDPIKKLSIESALKYMGLEPNTPLKDITIDKVFIGSCTNARIEDLRAAAAVVKGYKRAPTVKRAMVVPGSGLVKQQAEIEGLDKVFEEAGFEWREAGCSMCLGMNPDILEPEERCASTSNRNFEGRQGALSRTHLMSPAMAAAAGIAGHFVDIREFKYKNSDVPKVSVEQDIQDSSLYEAVYDDEKKPLSSDNSSQEQHSFENLKDSSYSNGNSNKKSKPSGGAAAIQPFLKLSGIVAYLDKSNIDTDAIIPKQFLKTIKRTGLKSGLFYDWRHSKDQNGNITKTDFVLNVEPYTQAKILVVTGPNFGCGSSREHAPWALKDFGIMSIIAPSFGDIFYNNSFKNGLLPIRLPQEIILNKLYPLAVEGKTITVDLPGQQILGPSDEVLVDYFDVEPFRKDCLVNGLDDIGITLQKEEFIEKYEEMRRDIFSFLEGGSKLIQPIKGTKKSIFGLKTQEW; encoded by the coding sequence ATGTCCTATAGTTCGTTTGAAGGTCCTAAGACCTTGTATGATAAAGTTTTTGATGCTCATGTTGTTTACAAGGATGAGTCTGGTTCTTATTTGATATACATTGATAGGCATTTGGTACATGAGGTTACTTCTCCGCAAGCTTTTGAAGGGTTGCAAAATGCAGGTAGGAAGGTTAGGAGACCGGATTGTACGCTTGCTACAGTGGACCATAATATTCCCACGGAATCTAGAAAGAATTTCAAGAATACTGGGACATTTATCAAGGAAGCAGATTCCCGTTTGCAAGTTCAGACGTTGGAGCAGAATGTGAAGGATTTTGATGTGGCTTTCTTTGGGATGAGTGACGAACGGCAGGGAATCGTGCATATTATTGGACCGGAGCAAGGGTTTACATTACCTGGGACAACTGTTGTTTGTGGAGATTCCCACACTTCGACTCATGGTGCTTTTGGAGCTTTGGCGTTTGGGATAGGTACCTCTGAGGTGGAGCACGTTTTAGCTACTCAGACTGTTATCCAAACGAAGTCGAAGAATATGAGAATATACGTTGAGGGAAAGTTGCAGAATGGAATAACTTCTAAGGATCTTATCCTTCATATTATTAGTATAATAGGTACGGCTGGTGGTACTGGTAGTGTTATTGAATTCGCTGGTCCGGCCGTAGAAGAACTATCAATGGAAGCTCGTATGTCTATGTGTAACATGGCTATTGAAGCAGGTGCCAGAGCAGGTATTATCAAGCCAGATGAAATTACCTTAAATTACGTAAAGGGGAGACCACTGGCACCAAAGGGAGCTCAGTGGGATAAAGCTGTGGCATATTGGAAGACGTTATATACTGACGAAGGTGCTAAGTTTGACTATGATATCACTATTAAAGCATCTGATGTTATCCCCACGATTACATGGGGAACATCACCCCAGGATGCGCTTCCAATAACTGGATGTGTTCCAGACCCTACTAATGTGACTGATCCAATTAAGAAGCTGTCAATAGAAAGTGCTTTGAAGTATATGGGCTTGGAACCAAATACGCCTTTAAAAGATATTACAATCGACAAAGTGTTTATTGGCTCATGTACTAATGCGagaattgaagatttgcgtgctgctgctgccgtAGTTAAAGGATACAAAAGGGCACCCACCGTTAAAAGGGCCATGGTGGTTCCAGGATCTGGTTTAGTGAAGCAGCAAGCTGAAATCGAAGGTCTAGATAAGGTATTTGAGGAAGCAGGTTTTGAATGGAGAGAAGCAGGTTGTTCCATGTGCTTAGGTATGAATCCTGATATTTTAGAGCCAGAAGAGCGTTGCGCTTCTACTTCTAATAGAAATTTTGAGGGACGCCAGGGTGCTCTCTCACGTACTCATCTAATGTCCCCTGCTATGGCTGCGGCAGCTGGTATAGCCGGTCATTTTGTGGATATTAGGGAATTTAAGTATAAGAACAGCGATGTTCCAAAAGTATCTGTTGAGCAGGATATTCAAGATAGTTCATTATACGAAGCTGTCTACGATGACGAGAAAAAACCTTTGAGCAGTGATAACTCTTCTCAAGAACAGCATTCCTTCGAAAATCTAAAGGATAGCTCGTATTCTAACGGaaattccaataaaaaaTCCAAGCCCTCTGgaggtgcagcagcaattcagccatttttgaaattgagTGGTATTGTTGCCTATTTAGAtaaatcaaatattgataCCGATGCCATTATTCCCAAGcagtttttgaagactATCAAAAGAACGGGATTGAAATCTGGTTTGTTTTACGATTGGAGACATTCCAAGGATCAAAATGGTAATATTACCAAAACAGATTTTGTTCTAAATGTTGAACCCTACACTCAGGCAAAAATTTTAGTTGTTACAGGTCCCAATTTCGGTTGTGGATCTTCTAGAGAGCATGCTCCTTGGGCTTTGAAGGATTTTGGCATAATGTCAATTATCGCACCATCCTTCggtgatattttttacaATAACTCCTTTAAGAACGGATTATTACCAATTAGGCTACCCCAAGAGatcattttgaataaattgTATCCGCTAGCTGTTGAAGGTAAAACCATTACTGTTGATTTGCCAGGACAACAAATACTAGGTCCCTCAGATGAGGTTTTAGTTGATTATTTTGATGTTGAGCCCTTTAGGAAGGACTGCTTGGTTAATGGTTTAGATGATATTGGCATAACTTTacagaaagaagaatttattgaaaagtATGAGGAAATGAGAAGAGATATATTCTCTTTCCTTGAAGGTGGATCCAAACTAATTCAGCCAATAAAAGGCACCAAGAAAAGCATCTTCGGTCTTAAAACCCAGGAATGGTAA
- the SLA1 gene encoding cytoskeletal protein-binding protein SLA1 (similar to Ashbya gossypii AGR170C), translating to MTVFLGVYKAIYSYEPQTDEELRIEEDDLLYVLEKSEVDDWWTVKKREIGTDTEELVGLVPNNYIEEADVLYQVHAIYDYKQVQNPDEELSFQEGDVFDIFDDRDADWFLVRAVKDKKVGFIPGNYVETIEEGGRGGNVSNVDMTEAPRKGPSAAASSMQPPNNGRANVPESVGYIKPTIPTTQVSHVNSNTSEIYDDRPLPKLPTHAEAESESEGEQPPAKPVRPEDRANNASRKERTMTEYRVSSGNYSINSRSWDVHELNGRKKTKARLTVRNNLVIFVAADDEPKSWPIQNLLSCANEKKHMFLEFKDPYANIEIHTGSSDLADEIKVVFGELKGAVNDKALREIEAAAHPSPKKVGLVKFDFDGVAEDELSVKAGSLVLILNDEKSLDWWMCELVSTGKKGVVPAKFIEVQKDPKKGSTSLNINKQSSGRTRELGDWKNDAEQDSTRKQSVSKKGDKKPGTKKKRFPDPNNTRIWVDKSNTFKVEAEYLGYVDGKVHLHKVNGVKIAVAVEKLSVEDLQYLEKLNSISLDQYKPRGAGKTQSGSSRGQEEDVRRLQRQQDDAERDREGREQDRRLRERELNELRKARDLLDQEREKLKAMTGGTSGPLRSKNPKSEDEYDWFEFFLNCGVDVNNCQRYTLTFENQQISEQILPDIQPQTLRALELREGDVIRVMKYLNQKYGRKSQSSSNNPSGEADQSGLSDQLLPLNNVSKDDVAWTVKPAAKSETLLPQTKKEFSGSLQDLLDLKPLEPKKKDEIPQPNLQDLEHIKTGSSTKLSTQKTGSFAAPLDPFKTGGHNLMPNITGGLVLLPVATGSMIPVQDTGGLIPLQRTGGIAMPETTFGTQITGGILPVQKTANGLLPAPIGASTLMSKTTFGTGPMLQTVTGGMMPLQHAGGMMSSTSMIPQTTFGTAPMNQTTFGTAPMNQTTTGGILPFQRTGGGLPVTSTVVQQTTVSTGPISQAFTGGMMPVQRTMGGFPSASIIPQTTFGTGPIMQQAGGIMPLQRTGGPLLGTSIIPQTTFSNVPLGQTITGGAMALQNTGGALMNMPQSFGQQQQMALLQQNRIFEMNMQRTGDVNSFPQTSFGVGGMNQITNDMQGMNLNQQQPLQNQPTGFGFGNAPPPQQRQANLYNASAANPFGF from the coding sequence ATGACAGTTTTTCTTGGAGTTTACAAGGCGATTTATTCGTATGAACCTCAAACAGATGAAGAGTTACGTATCGAGGAAGATGATTTACTGTACGTGTTAGAAAAATCTGAGGTTGATGACTGGTGGACGGTTAAGAAGAGGGAAATTGGGACGGATACGGAGGAGCTGGTGGGGTTAGTCCCTAATAATTACATTGAGGAGGCTGATGTGCTTTATCAGGTTCATGCTATTTATGATTATAAGCAGGTACAGAATCCAGATGAGGAGTTGTCGTTTCAGGAAGGTGATGtgtttgatatttttgatgacAGGGATGCTGATTGGTTTCTTGTACGTGCTGTGAAGGATAAAAAGGTGGGGTTTATTCCGGGGAATTATGTAGAGACCATTGAGGAAGGAGGACGTGGGGGCAATGTATCAAATGTTGATATGACAGAAGCTCCTAGGAAAGGGccttctgctgctgctagTTCTATGCAACCTCCAAATAATGGTCGTGCAAATGTACCCGAATCTGTGGGCTATATAAAACCCACAATTCCAACTACTCAAGTTTCACATGTTAATTCCAATACTAGTGAGATATACGATGATCGTCCGTTGCCGAAGCTACCCACCCACGCGGAGGCTGAGTCAGAGTCAGAGGGGGAACAGCCGCCTGCAAAGCCAGTAAGACCGGAGGATAGGGCCAACAACGCTTCTAGAAAGGAACGTACAATGACGGAATATAGAGTCTCTTCCGGAAATTATAGTATTAACTCACGGAGTTGGGATGTTCACGAACTTAATGGTCGTAAGAAGACAAAAGCCAGATTAACCGTTCGAAATAACTTGGTTATCTTCGTTGCCGCAGATGATGAGCCAAAGAGTTGGCCTATACAAAATCTATTGAGCTGCGCCAATGAGAAGAAGCACatgtttttggaatttaaGGACCCTTATGCTAATATTGAGATTCATACCGGTTCATCTGATCTGGCAGATGAGATAAAAGTAGTTTTTGGAGAACTAAAGGGCGCTGTTAATGACAAAGCATTACGTGAGATTGAAGCTGCCGCTCATCCCTCTCCAAAAAAAGTCGGTTTAGTtaaatttgattttgatggGGTAGCTGAGGATGAATTATCTGTCAAGGCAGGTTCCCTAGTCctaattttaaatgatGAGAAATCTCTTGATTGGTGGATGTGTGAGCTTGTTTCAACTGGGAAGAAAGGTGTTGTCCCAGCCAAGTTTATCGAGGTTCAAAAGGATCCCAAAAAAGGTTCGACTTCTTTGAATATCAATAAACAATCTTCaggaagaacaagagaGCTTGGAGATTGGAAAAATGATGCAGAACAGGATAGTACTCGCAAGCAAAGTGTATCGAAGAAAGGTGATAAGAAGCCAGGGACCAAAAAGAAGCGCTTCCCAGATCCGAATAATACTCGTATCTGGGTAGACAAGAGTAATACATTTAAGGTGGAGGCTGAGTATCTTGGGTATGTGGATGGGAAAGTACATTTGCATAAGGTCAACGGTGTTAAAATCGCTGTGGCGGTAGAAAAGCTATCAGTAGAAGATCTTCAgtatttggaaaaactGAATAGTATTTCTTTAGATCAGTATAAGCCACGGGGAGCAGGTAAAACCCAAAGTGGTTCTTCCAGAGGCCAAGAAGAGGATGTAAGAAGACTACAGAGGCAGCAAGATGATGCTGAACGTGATAGAGAAGGAAGAGAACAGGACAGGCGTCTGAGAGAACGCGAATTAAATGAACTGAGGAAAGCTAGAGATCTACTGGATCAGGAGAGGGAGAAATTGAAGGCAATGACAGGTGGCACTTCAGGGCCACTAAGGTCTAAAAACCCTAAAAGCGAAGATGAATATGATTGGTTTGAATTTTTCTTAAATTGTGGCGTTGACGTAAATAACTGCCAAAGATACACTTTGACCTTCGAGAACCAACAAATATCCGAGCAAATTTTGCCTGATATTCAACCACAAACCTTGAGAGCGCTCGAATTACGCGAGGGTGATGTAATCAGGGTtatgaaatatttaaaccaaaaatatgGCAGGAAGTCTCAAAGTAGTTCAAATAACCCTTCCGGGGAAGCTGACCAAAGTGGCTTATCCGACCAGTTATTACCACTTAATAATGTTTCTAAGGATGATGTTGCTTGGACTGTTAAACCTGCAGCAAAGTCGGAAACGTTGCTACCTCAGACGAAGAAGGAATTTTCTGGGTCACTACAGGACTTATTGGATCTAAAGCCTCTGgaaccaaaaaagaaggacGAAATTCCACAACCAAATCTACAGGATTTGGAGCATATAAAGACCGGGTCTTCGACCAAATTGTCTACACAGAAGACTGGCTCCTTTGCTGCACCTTTAGATCCTTTTAAGACTGGTGGTCATAATTTGATGCCAAATATTACTGGGGGTCTAGTTTTGTTGCCGGTAGCAACTGGAAGTATGATTCCAGTGCAAGATACAGGTGGTTTGATTCCATTACAGAGGACAGGGGGTATTGCTATGCCTGAAACAACTTTTGGCACCCAAATTACAGGAGGTATTTTACCCGTCCAAAAAACTGCCAATGGTTTACTTCCTGCTCCCATTGGTGCCTCAACTCTAATgtcaaaaacaactttcGGAACCGGTCCAATGTTGCAGACTGTGACGGGGGGGATGATGCCACTTCAACATGCTGGTGGGATGATGTCATCTACTTCAATGATACCACAAACTACATTTGGAACAGCCCCAATGAATCAAACCACATTTGGAACAGCCCCAATGAATCAAACGACGACTGGTGGAATATTGCCATTCCAGAGGACAGGTGGTGGCTTACCCGTTACTTCCACTGTCGTTCAACAAACAACAGTAAGCACAGGTCCTATCTCCCAAGCTTTTACTGGCGGTATGATGCCAGTTCAGAGAACTATGGGTGGTTTCCCATCTGCATCCATAATTCCACAAACGACTTTTGGAACTGGACCAATCATGCAACAAGCTGGCGGAATTATGCCACTTCAGAGAACTGGTGGTCCGTTATTAGGTACATCCATAATTCCACAAACCACATTTTCCAATGTTCCTCTCGGCCAAACCATCACTGGTGGTGCTATGGCATTACAAAACACTGGTGGTGCCTTAATGAATATGCCCCAGTCTTTTggacaacaacaacaaatggCTCTTCTACAGCAGAACCGTATATTTGAAATGAATATGCAAAGAACGGGGGATGTTAACTCATTCCCACAAACTTCATTTGGTGTTGGCGGGATGAATCAGATCACTAACGATATGCAAGGAATGAATCtcaaccaacaacaacctCTGCAAAACCAGCCTACTGGTTTTGGGTTTGGTAACGCTCCTCCACCTCAACAGAGACAAGCTAATTTGTATAACGCATCCGCAGCGAATCCTTTtggtttttaa
- the MPO1 gene encoding 2-hydroxy-palmitic acid dioxygenase MPO1 (similar to Ashbya gossypii AGR171C) encodes MRAQLKDDLLFYRAYHQNKYNVLLHMICVPVVLFQTLRLLSFVVNWRFGFTELTVAIYSIFYLYLHIPVGVISTILLIGSDYAIRSGLVATSVKVTWISWVVTWLLQFLSHSVFEGRKPALFDSFFQSLFTAPFFVLFEYLFLLGFYRELRIELDETFDTKLIQDDEETASA; translated from the coding sequence ATGAGAGCTCAACTGAAGGATGACTTACTTTTCTACAGAGCATATCATCAGAATAAGTACAACGTTTTGCTGCATATGATATGCGTTCCCGTTGTTTTGTTCCAGACCCTCCGCTTATTGTCATTTGTTGTAAACTGGCGTTTTGGTTTTACAGAGTTGACAGTTGCCATATATTCAATTTTTTATCTCTATCTACATATTCCAGTTGGTGTCATATCTACTATTCTATTGATTGGGTCAGACTACGCAATCCGCAGTGGTCTTGTGGCAACGTCAGTAAAGGTTACCTGGATAAGCTGGGTTGTAACGTGGTTGCTCCAGTTTCTCTCTCATTCAGTGTTTGAGGGAAGGAAGCCCGCCTTGTTCGACAGTTTCTTTCAAAGCCTTTTTACTGctccattttttgttttatttgaatatttattcTTGTTGGGTTTCTACCGCGAGCTACGGATCGAGCTGGATGAGACTTTTGATACCAAGCTTATtcaagatgatgaggagaCTGCTTCTGCTTAA
- the SCL1 gene encoding proteasome core particle subunit alpha 1 (similar to Ashbya gossypii AGL089W), which translates to MSAAGYDRHITIFSPEGRLYQVEYAFKATNQTNINSVAIKGKNCVVLVNQKKVPDKLLDPATVSYMFPISKHIGMCATGPIGDARNVAVRCKSMAAEFRYEYGYDIPVHVLAKRLANLAQTYTQRAYMRPLGVVLTFISVDEEKGPSIFKCDPAGYYTGYKATATGPKQQELITALEKHFKKLNVDCLQEETSEKVVEFAITQMSASLGTDFSSKDLEVGIAEADKFYVLGQEEIEQRLVAIAEQD; encoded by the coding sequence ATGAGTGCAGCTGGATACGATAGACATATTACGATTTTTTCGCCCGAGGGACGTTTGTACCAGGTGGAGTATGCGTTTAAGGCTACAAACCAAACGAATATTAATTCTGTAGCTATTAAGGGCAAGAATTGTGTTGTTTTGGTGAACCAGAAGAAGGTTCCAGATAAGCTACTTGATCCGGCGACTGTTTCTTACATGTTCCCTATTTCTAAGCATATTGGGATGTGTGCAACAGGTCCAATTGGGGATGCTAGAAACGTTGCGGTGAGGTGCAAATCCATGGCTGCTGAGTTCCGGTATGAGTATGGGTACGATATTCCAGTGCATGTGCTTGCCAAGAGGCTTGCGAACTTGGCACAGACGTATACACAGAGAGCTTATATGAGGCCATTGGGTGTGGTTTTGACGTTTATTTCTGTAGACGAGGAGAAGGGGCCCTCGATCTTCAAGTGCGATCCAGCGGGATATTATACAGGGTATAAAGCGACGGCGACGGGGCCCAAACAGCAAGAGCTAATTACCGCGTTGGAGAAGCAtttcaagaagttgaatGTTGATTGTCTGCAAGAAGAGACGTCGGAGAAGGTGGTTGAGTTTGCGATCACTCAGATGAGTGCATCATTGGGCACTGATTTTTCGAGCAAAGATTTGGAAGTTGGTATCGCAGAGGCGGATAAGTTCTATGTTTTAGGCCAAGAGGAAATCGAACAAAGGTTGGTGGCGATTGCAGAGCAGgattaa
- the LDB7 gene encoding Ldb7p (similar to Ashbya gossypii AGL088C), whose product MSEIRSYYNVISDLSCFESSDKVSFTEEQLLELTQQEYDNRETRDDLSKSGLHFDPIKRIPMHSYLGPLTARDAEEAAKHLGFYNLKHTLLGGYVPRNQLESLSSTDFAHYLHKILECEGPLDSYSKYVNVGRIPIGSIDPVNELPVPLSAKTPVQVQAGTPGSSSSTKVQTPSSSATPSAGTPPIVNTTIKKAGESHIKKVVLCKLCKKRFSGPRRFTEFSNHMCMKG is encoded by the coding sequence ATGTCAGAAATCCGTAGCTATTACAATGTCATTTCTGACTTATCCTGCTTTGAATCGTCCGATAAAGTGTCCTTCACCGAAGAACAGCTTTTAGAATTGACACAACAGGAGTATGATAACAGAGAAACCAGGGATGATTTGTCTAAGTCAGGACTTCATTTTGAtccaataaaaagaataccGATGCATTCCTATCTCGGCCCATTGACGGCTCGCGATGCAGAAGAAGCTGCGAAACATTTGGGGTTTTACAACTTGAAGCATACGCTTTTGGGCGGGTACGTGCCACGCAACCAATTAGAATCTCTATCGAGCACAGATTTTGCACATTATCTTCACAAGATATTAGAATGCGAGGGCCCGTTAGATTCGTATAGCAAGTATGTGAATGTTGGAAGAATCCCTATTGGATCTATAGACCCAGTAAACGAGTTACCGGTTCCGCTTTCGGCGAAGACACCCGTTCAGGTTCAAGCAGGAACGCCTGGATCGTCGTCTTCTACTAAGGTTCAGACGCCTAGTAGTAGTGCGACTCCGTCGGCTGGAACCCCTCCTATCGTTAATACTACTATAAAAAAAGCTGGCGAATCACATATAAAAAAGGTGGTGCTTTGCAAACTCTGCAAGAAAAGGTTCAGCGGGCCTAGAAGATTTACCGAGTTTTCCAATCATATGTGTATGAAAGGCTAG